The following are encoded together in the Parabacteroides chongii genome:
- a CDS encoding DUF3575 domain-containing protein produces MKKILFIALLLCCFGGGMKAQTVAVKSNILYDATATVNLGAEVAFSRHWSLDISGNYNGWDIASDKSWQHWMVQPEARYWLHEKFNGHYFGVHGIYIDYDISNSNFMSVMKKKFAYNGNGYGGGISYGYQLYLSPHWNIEFSAGVGFVHFEYDKSAYPSNGETAYKYRNDYFGPTKLGVSIVYIIK; encoded by the coding sequence ATGAAAAAGATACTGTTCATCGCATTGCTTTTGTGTTGTTTCGGTGGGGGAATGAAGGCTCAGACCGTGGCTGTCAAGTCTAATATCCTGTATGATGCAACTGCAACAGTGAATTTGGGTGCCGAAGTGGCTTTCAGCCGACATTGGTCATTGGATATCTCCGGAAATTATAACGGGTGGGATATCGCGAGTGACAAGTCATGGCAACATTGGATGGTGCAGCCCGAGGCCCGTTATTGGTTACACGAAAAGTTTAACGGGCATTACTTCGGTGTTCATGGTATTTATATCGATTACGATATCTCGAATTCAAACTTCATGTCGGTGATGAAAAAGAAATTTGCCTACAACGGCAACGGCTATGGCGGTGGTATTTCTTATGGGTATCAGTTGTACCTTTCTCCGCATTGGAACATTGAATTTTCTGCGGGAGTCGGTTTTGTACATTTCGAATACGACAAATCGGCGTATCCTTCCAATGGCGAGACTGCCTATAAATACCGTAATGACTACTTCGGACCGACCAAACTCGGTGTTAGTATTGTATATATAATTAAATAA
- a CDS encoding fimbrillin family protein: MKALVFNMLTIAATFAAMTACTSESDPVDEVNPKDAKVEIKLNAGVGSITTKAAIESDADGKPTSEVANVFLYKQESDAESVDWSTATELTPIKVKIPTDGTIDFDSNIQYYPVNNNKVHFVGVYTGLSTDPKLETGNVMPITITGAEDILYASSVNVGTRLAPGTQKISFKHKLTQIKFTLQKAAGVADNIQITTMKITKASKADIHNTCNMNLATGELTTWAGSITEGIIINNTPSTALTETASTATEGVMLEPDITSITVEVSSSAFPNNTLTATIPGVSSGKFSAGTAYTIALTVKAQSISGNASINDWTEASGSADI; this comes from the coding sequence ATGAAAGCATTAGTATTTAATATGTTAACCATTGCTGCAACATTTGCAGCAATGACCGCTTGTACAAGCGAGAGTGATCCGGTAGACGAAGTGAATCCGAAGGATGCAAAGGTGGAGATAAAGTTGAATGCAGGAGTAGGAAGTATTACCACCAAAGCCGCAATTGAAAGTGATGCAGATGGAAAACCGACATCTGAGGTAGCAAATGTATTTCTATATAAACAAGAAAGCGATGCAGAATCTGTAGATTGGAGTACTGCTACAGAGCTTACTCCCATCAAAGTAAAAATACCAACCGATGGAACTATTGACTTCGATAGTAATATACAATATTACCCAGTTAATAATAACAAAGTTCATTTTGTTGGGGTTTATACAGGTCTAAGTACAGATCCTAAACTTGAGACCGGAAATGTAATGCCTATCACTATTACAGGAGCAGAAGATATACTATATGCTTCTTCTGTAAATGTAGGAACAAGATTAGCACCTGGTACTCAAAAAATAAGTTTCAAACATAAACTTACTCAAATAAAATTCACCCTACAAAAAGCAGCAGGTGTTGCTGATAATATACAAATTACAACTATGAAAATCACAAAAGCCAGCAAAGCCGATATTCATAACACTTGTAATATGAACCTCGCAACAGGGGAATTAACAACATGGGCCGGAAGTATCACCGAAGGAATCATTATAAATAATACACCCTCGACAGCTCTTACAGAAACTGCCTCTACTGCTACAGAAGGAGTTATGTTAGAACCCGATATTACATCAATCACAGTAGAGGTCTCTTCTTCAGCCTTCCCGAATAACACATTAACAGCCACTATACCAGGCGTTTCTAGTGGTAAATTCTCTGCAGGCACAGCTTACACCATAGCACTAACAGTTAAAGCTCAAAGTATTAGTGGAAATGCTAGTATAAATGACTGGACTGAAGCAAGTGGTAGTGCTGATATCTAA
- a CDS encoding fimbrillin family protein → MKPIIYLITFLIVFLSCNNGNERDIAVLDNTEIHFGEKIITSKTLIEGTTLPESSQVGIFSWGHKINEDISNTSIRKDLNNKLYTKSSNSELITDAHAHYPVNPDTLLNIYAYHPYTEAATTAPLSIPFDLKKQDDIMWATPVLNLSKTQGDTPVNLSFNHILSAITLKFKKADDIKEDMILQSISMENYPSTMQLNVQTGKLSAVASTTPYTLIDNQSVAMTPTEVTIVTNHLLYPIENPVFIVRMSGKDYRIESKKAFEGGKKQTYSFTIQAQNISISGSITPWQDGGTSDETVYF, encoded by the coding sequence ATGAAACCCATTATTTATCTTATTACATTTCTCATTGTATTTTTAAGTTGCAATAACGGAAACGAAAGAGACATTGCAGTTCTTGACAATACCGAAATACATTTCGGAGAGAAGATCATAACCTCCAAAACTCTTATTGAGGGAACGACATTACCCGAAAGTTCTCAAGTAGGTATTTTTAGTTGGGGGCACAAAATCAACGAGGACATCAGCAATACCAGCATACGTAAGGATTTAAACAACAAGCTTTATACCAAATCTTCCAATTCAGAACTAATCACTGACGCCCACGCTCATTACCCTGTGAACCCCGACACCTTACTCAACATTTACGCTTATCACCCTTATACCGAAGCAGCAACTACCGCTCCTTTGAGTATCCCATTCGACCTAAAAAAACAAGACGATATCATGTGGGCAACCCCTGTACTGAATCTTAGTAAAACACAAGGAGATACCCCTGTCAATCTATCTTTCAACCATATCCTATCCGCCATCACTCTTAAATTCAAAAAAGCGGATGATATCAAGGAAGATATGATTCTACAAAGCATTTCGATGGAAAATTATCCCTCCACCATGCAGTTAAACGTACAAACCGGTAAGCTAAGCGCAGTCGCCTCAACAACACCTTACACGCTTATTGACAATCAGAGCGTAGCAATGACACCGACCGAAGTAACAATCGTTACAAACCACCTTCTTTACCCGATAGAGAATCCTGTTTTCATCGTTCGAATGAGTGGCAAGGATTACCGCATCGAATCTAAAAAGGCGTTTGAAGGAGGAAAAAAACAAACCTACTCTTTCACCATACAGGCACAAAATATCAGCATCTCAGGCAGCATCACTCCCTGGCAGGATGGCGGCACAAGCGACGAAACGGTTTATTTCTAA
- a CDS encoding DUF3868 domain-containing protein, translated as MKTPVYIFLFLLIMQLCPVRLLSQTQAQATVYNGFVNIKQNKAEVENGQLKLDMDLLLSGLSVGRYQTLVLTPVLRNGNHSFRFAPVRINGANKQKMYERTIAFEGKRVADGEAYVVLKSNPSLLQEVNYKKVISFQPWMEDAELILIGELNNYDDIPVQTYTNVLTDHFYIQMAE; from the coding sequence ATGAAAACTCCGGTCTATATATTTCTTTTTCTGTTGATCATGCAGCTGTGTCCTGTCCGGTTGCTGTCGCAGACGCAAGCGCAGGCTACTGTTTACAATGGTTTCGTCAATATCAAGCAGAACAAGGCTGAGGTAGAGAACGGCCAGTTGAAACTGGATATGGATCTTTTGCTGAGCGGTTTGTCGGTAGGGCGTTATCAGACGTTGGTGTTGACTCCGGTATTGCGTAACGGCAATCATTCGTTCCGTTTTGCACCTGTCCGTATTAATGGGGCGAACAAGCAAAAGATGTATGAGCGTACCATCGCTTTTGAGGGAAAACGGGTGGCTGACGGAGAGGCTTATGTGGTTCTGAAAAGTAATCCGTCCTTATTGCAGGAGGTCAACTATAAGAAAGTGATTTCTTTCCAGCCATGGATGGAAGACGCTGAACTGATTCTTATCGGTGAGTTGAATAATTATGATGATATTCCGGTTCAGACGTATACGAATGTCCTGACCGATCATTTTTATATTCAGATGGCTGAATAA
- a CDS encoding aspartate-semialdehyde dehydrogenase, translating to MKVAIVGVSGAVGQEFLRVLDERNFPMDELVLFGSSRSAGRVYDFRGKQYTVKELKHNDDFKGIDVAFVSAGGGTSVEFAETITKHGTVMIDNSSAFRMDNDVPLVVPEVNPEDALNRPRGIIANPNCTTIQMVVALKAIEKVSHIKRVQVATYQAASGAGATAMAELIKQYEQLLKGEEPTVEKFAYQLAYNVIPHVDVFTDNGYTKEEMKMYNETRKIMHSDIEVSATCVRVPVMRAHSEATWIETERPISVEEARKAFAEGEGIILQDDPANKDYPMPLFVADKEPVYVGRIRKDISNPNGLTFWTVSDQIKKGAALNAVQIAEYLLKVKNIG from the coding sequence ATGAAAGTAGCAATTGTTGGTGTGAGTGGAGCGGTAGGACAAGAATTCCTGCGCGTACTCGACGAAAGAAACTTCCCGATGGATGAGCTTGTGCTTTTTGGCTCATCGCGTAGTGCCGGACGTGTTTATGACTTCCGTGGTAAACAGTACACCGTTAAGGAGCTTAAGCATAACGACGACTTTAAGGGAATCGATGTTGCTTTTGTTTCGGCCGGTGGCGGTACATCTGTCGAATTTGCAGAAACCATTACAAAACATGGCACCGTGATGATCGACAACTCCAGCGCATTCCGTATGGATAACGATGTACCTTTGGTAGTTCCTGAAGTGAACCCGGAAGATGCACTGAATCGTCCTCGCGGTATCATTGCCAATCCGAACTGTACTACCATCCAGATGGTCGTTGCATTGAAGGCAATCGAAAAGGTATCGCACATCAAGCGTGTACAGGTAGCCACTTATCAGGCAGCCAGCGGTGCAGGTGCAACTGCAATGGCCGAACTGATCAAGCAGTACGAACAACTCTTGAAGGGCGAGGAACCTACAGTAGAAAAATTCGCTTATCAGCTGGCATACAACGTGATCCCTCACGTAGACGTATTCACTGATAACGGTTATACGAAAGAAGAAATGAAGATGTATAACGAAACACGCAAGATCATGCACTCCGATATCGAAGTGAGCGCAACCTGCGTCCGTGTTCCGGTTATGCGTGCTCATAGCGAAGCAACCTGGATCGAAACAGAACGTCCGATCAGCGTAGAAGAAGCCCGCAAGGCTTTCGCAGAGGGTGAAGGTATAATCCTGCAGGACGATCCGGCAAACAAAGACTATCCGATGCCTTTGTTCGTAGCCGACAAAGAACCGGTTTACGTAGGCCGTATCCGCAAGGACATCAGCAACCCGAACGGCTTGACATTTTGGACCGTTAGCGACCAGATCAAGAAAGGCGCTGCCCTGAATGCTGTTCAGATCGCTGAATATCTGCTCAAAGTAAAGAACATAGGATAA
- a CDS encoding lamin tail domain-containing protein, producing MKQFILFLLVLLPVCAFAQFTETFDGPVLSSEWLGARDSFLLVNGQLQLNATKGYGGVAALKRLITYTPNMQWEFEIQMKTVPSEKNYMRIYLYMENAETYYYVQIGCKKEKNDKVEKKIGLRRNGGVDMFDRKESSLDSKTHLSIKVTLEDNKYWKMYSRNINDKYYKEEGSCTYPIANAPVSGYFIINMIYTGSRNKHFLMDNIRISDEITPTITDSDETPVDPDDPDVPSVEMPFPDVEIVSLSELQFNFESPVDISNANSFISEIGKADYLKYGDTKAVVNAGFPKDMTPGESYIISFTGLTDLSGKSLNLASEEFKLEDEGNDPVIPSGTILINEIMAKPGDGPFFEYIELYNTSRSSVALKGLELWCGTRCFVLPDIDLQTNKYALLCKSGSEIDFDLDGIVIPVSMYYPLRDEGQSLMLKDPSGTIIDQYEYPKATPAKSWERSSSGDWHLSSNPRGGTPGSVNSSGKEEEPTEPEKPVEPDDPDKPDHSEDPDDPDKPDDSEDDPSVIVEPSEFIINELLPNPFAGGSEYIELYNRSDRSLPLSGLSVAVRKADGTLNTRYPLSSVASMIEPDGYVLLTKNKSGVTDFYTILSSLSLFEIPKLPILANTSSTLVLFRTKDETVIDEVSYSSKWHASSIKDQKGVALERIDTETETQSAANWTSASATAGYGTPGYQNSQSKIPNPDEPDQPTGVEAPEWVSGSNHYSITYYLDQPGYNCRAFVFNTAGQRVAEIANHELLGLSGQLTWDGSSSAGRKLPTGVYIFYAEVYHSGGTVKRYKQVFLIR from the coding sequence ATGAAACAATTTATTCTTTTTCTCCTTGTATTACTTCCTGTTTGTGCATTTGCACAATTCACAGAAACGTTTGATGGGCCTGTCTTATCTTCAGAATGGCTTGGTGCTCGTGATTCTTTTCTACTCGTAAATGGTCAATTGCAACTTAATGCTACGAAAGGGTATGGTGGTGTTGCCGCTTTAAAAAGACTAATTACTTATACACCCAATATGCAATGGGAATTTGAAATACAGATGAAAACAGTCCCAAGCGAGAAAAATTATATGCGTATCTATTTATATATGGAAAATGCGGAAACTTACTATTATGTACAGATCGGATGTAAAAAAGAAAAGAATGATAAAGTTGAAAAGAAAATAGGGTTGAGAAGAAATGGTGGAGTTGATATGTTCGACCGAAAAGAAAGTAGTCTTGATAGTAAAACTCACCTTAGTATCAAAGTAACTTTAGAAGATAATAAGTATTGGAAAATGTATTCTCGCAATATTAATGATAAATATTATAAAGAAGAAGGATCTTGTACATATCCAATTGCAAATGCTCCGGTGTCTGGTTATTTCATTATTAATATGATTTATACAGGAAGTCGAAATAAGCACTTCTTAATGGATAATATAAGAATATCAGATGAAATAACTCCTACAATTACAGACTCGGATGAAACACCTGTTGATCCGGATGATCCCGATGTCCCATCTGTGGAAATGCCTTTTCCTGATGTGGAAATAGTAAGTCTGTCAGAATTACAGTTTAATTTCGAATCTCCTGTTGATATATCCAATGCTAATTCATTTATATCAGAGATAGGAAAAGCTGATTACCTAAAATATGGTGATACAAAGGCTGTTGTGAATGCTGGCTTTCCTAAAGATATGACTCCTGGAGAATCTTATATTATTTCATTTACCGGACTTACGGATTTGTCAGGTAAATCATTGAACTTAGCATCTGAAGAATTTAAATTGGAAGATGAAGGTAATGATCCTGTGATTCCTTCCGGTACAATTCTAATCAATGAAATTATGGCTAAACCAGGCGATGGTCCATTTTTTGAATATATAGAGTTGTATAATACATCTCGGTCGTCAGTTGCTCTTAAAGGTCTGGAACTTTGGTGTGGAACAAGATGTTTTGTTTTGCCGGATATTGATTTGCAAACGAATAAATATGCATTATTATGTAAGAGTGGATCAGAAATTGATTTTGATTTAGATGGAATTGTTATACCTGTTAGTATGTATTATCCATTAAGAGATGAAGGACAAAGCTTGATGCTGAAAGATCCCTCCGGAACTATTATTGACCAATACGAATACCCCAAGGCTACCCCTGCCAAATCGTGGGAGCGTTCCTCTTCCGGTGACTGGCATCTGTCTTCCAATCCTCGTGGCGGGACGCCTGGCTCCGTTAATTCGTCCGGTAAAGAAGAAGAACCGACCGAGCCGGAAAAACCTGTGGAACCGGATGATCCCGACAAGCCCGATCATTCAGAAGATCCTGACGATCCGGATAAACCGGATGATTCTGAAGATGATCCTTCCGTTATAGTTGAACCGTCTGAATTTATTATTAACGAACTTCTGCCGAATCCTTTTGCCGGTGGCAGTGAATATATAGAATTGTATAACCGCTCTGATCGCTCTTTGCCGCTATCCGGCTTATCAGTAGCTGTCCGTAAAGCCGACGGCACATTGAATACCCGTTACCCTTTATCGTCTGTTGCTTCAATGATTGAACCGGATGGTTATGTGCTGTTGACTAAAAACAAATCAGGTGTCACCGATTTCTATACGATCCTGTCTTCCTTGTCTTTATTTGAAATCCCCAAACTTCCTATATTGGCAAATACATCTTCTACACTTGTATTATTCCGTACAAAGGATGAAACAGTGATCGATGAAGTCTCCTATTCCTCCAAATGGCATGCTTCCTCCATAAAAGACCAAAAAGGTGTAGCTCTTGAACGAATTGATACCGAAACTGAAACACAATCGGCAGCAAACTGGACTTCTGCGTCTGCTACAGCCGGTTATGGAACTCCCGGTTATCAAAACTCCCAGTCGAAGATACCCAATCCGGATGAACCGGATCAGCCGACCGGAGTAGAAGCTCCGGAATGGGTTTCCGGCTCGAACCATTATTCGATAACTTATTATCTGGATCAACCGGGATACAATTGCCGCGCCTTTGTTTTCAATACGGCCGGACAGCGTGTCGCTGAAATTGCCAACCATGAACTATTGGGCCTTTCCGGACAGCTTACCTGGGACGGTTCCTCGTCTGCAGGAAGAAAATTGCCAACAGGTGTTTATATCTTTTATGCCGAGGTTTACCATTCCGGCGGTACAGTAAAACGATATAAACAGGTATTCCTTATCCGGTAA
- a CDS encoding clostripain-related cysteine peptidase, translating into MKIKFIIYSILCAFLLASCEKEEIDHPTGTPKRTVLAYMVASNLGGYLRANITKMMTVASNKELNGGNLVVYYSENKSNSYLFQIKEDKNGTIVTDTIRFYENQSAISPETMHNVIQEVTELFPAESYGFILSSHGTSWLPGNYSSLRSFGEENKKYMEITEINEALEGFHFDFMLFDACYMSGIECAYELKDKTDYFLGSPTEVLARGFPYENFLPALFKEEADLEMVAKSFYDYYNNNSGGPYGTVSLIKSSELDELASVVNEILKDKTEEDIYALPLSEMQILEYLTASKPHMLYDFDDFIRHLANNEQYERFNACMEKAVVSKYTTPYSYYAALYGAKKIEHYSGLSVFVPQPSLTKLADWYKQLAWYKAVYE; encoded by the coding sequence ATGAAAATCAAATTTATCATTTATAGTATTCTCTGTGCTTTCTTGCTGGCTAGTTGCGAAAAAGAGGAGATCGATCATCCGACAGGAACACCAAAACGTACGGTACTCGCCTATATGGTTGCCAGTAATCTGGGAGGCTATCTTCGCGCCAATATCACCAAAATGATGACCGTAGCCTCCAACAAAGAACTGAACGGAGGAAATTTGGTTGTCTATTATTCGGAAAATAAAAGCAATTCTTACCTGTTCCAGATAAAAGAAGACAAGAACGGAACAATAGTCACGGACACGATTCGTTTTTATGAAAATCAAAGTGCTATCTCACCGGAGACTATGCATAATGTGATTCAGGAGGTGACCGAATTGTTTCCTGCTGAAAGTTACGGCTTCATTTTATCCAGTCATGGTACATCCTGGTTACCCGGCAATTACAGTTCCTTGCGTTCTTTTGGCGAAGAGAACAAGAAATACATGGAAATAACAGAGATAAACGAAGCTTTGGAAGGTTTTCATTTCGACTTTATGCTGTTCGATGCCTGTTATATGAGCGGCATTGAATGTGCATATGAGCTGAAAGACAAAACGGATTATTTTCTCGGATCGCCAACGGAAGTGCTTGCCCGCGGATTTCCTTATGAGAATTTCCTGCCTGCCTTATTTAAGGAAGAAGCCGACCTGGAGATGGTTGCCAAAAGTTTCTATGACTACTACAACAATAACAGCGGCGGACCATATGGTACGGTTTCTCTGATCAAGTCCAGCGAACTGGACGAGCTGGCTTCGGTTGTCAACGAGATATTGAAAGACAAAACGGAAGAGGATATTTATGCATTGCCTTTGTCGGAAATGCAGATACTGGAATATCTGACGGCAAGCAAGCCGCATATGCTTTATGATTTCGATGATTTTATCCGACATCTGGCTAATAACGAACAGTACGAGCGCTTCAATGCCTGCATGGAGAAAGCTGTTGTCAGTAAATATACCACTCCTTATTCCTATTATGCTGCATTGTATGGAGCGAAGAAAATCGAGCATTATTCCGGTCTGTCTGTCTTCGTTCCCCAACCGTCTCTGACAAAGTTAGCCGATTGGTATAAACAGCTGGCGTGGTATAAAGCCGTTTATGAATAA